A stretch of Stenotrophomonas indicatrix DNA encodes these proteins:
- a CDS encoding glycosyltransferase family 2 protein, with amino-acid sequence MSSTTAPIERPRISACIIAFNEAGRIGDCLASLAFCDEIVVVDSQSTDATVAIAEAAGARVLQRPFDGFRSQKAFCVEQATHHWVLCLDADERISPELRTAIEQARDGGFAGHAGYRFARLSEYFGRFLRHGNAYPDRVLRLFDRRHGGWRGKREIHEAASVDGTVGTLRGDLIHFPYRSLQQQLAKTEKYARMMAEHEFARGKRATLGKLVLAPAWRFWRGFLFRGGFRDGWHGLVYAYVRANYVRQKTIMLWMLGNGQAVSDPPNP; translated from the coding sequence ATGTCCTCCACGACCGCTCCCATCGAACGGCCTCGCATCTCGGCCTGCATTATCGCGTTCAACGAGGCCGGGCGCATCGGCGACTGCCTGGCCTCGCTGGCCTTCTGCGATGAGATCGTGGTGGTGGACTCGCAGTCCACCGACGCCACGGTGGCCATCGCCGAGGCGGCCGGCGCCCGCGTGCTGCAGCGTCCGTTCGATGGCTTCCGCAGCCAGAAGGCGTTCTGCGTCGAGCAGGCCACCCACCACTGGGTACTGTGCCTGGACGCCGACGAGCGCATCAGCCCGGAACTGCGCACGGCCATCGAGCAGGCCCGCGACGGCGGCTTTGCAGGTCATGCGGGTTACCGCTTCGCCCGCCTGTCGGAGTACTTCGGCAGGTTCCTGCGCCACGGCAATGCCTATCCGGACCGGGTGCTGCGCCTGTTCGACCGCCGCCACGGCGGCTGGCGCGGCAAGCGCGAGATCCATGAGGCGGCCAGTGTCGATGGCACGGTCGGCACCCTGCGCGGGGACCTCATCCACTTCCCCTACCGCTCGCTGCAGCAGCAGCTGGCCAAGACCGAGAAGTACGCGCGGATGATGGCCGAACACGAGTTCGCGCGTGGCAAGCGGGCCACCCTCGGCAAGCTGGTGCTGGCCCCGGCCTGGCGGTTCTGGCGCGGCTTCCTGTTCCGTGGCGGCTTCCGCGACGGCTGGCATGGCCTGGTATACGCCTACGTGCGCGCCAACTACGTGCGCCAGAAGACCATCATGCTGTGGATGCTGGGCAACGGTCAGGCCGTGTCCGATCCGCCCAACCCCTGA
- a CDS encoding PH domain-containing protein, whose amino-acid sequence MPLDHWQPLPRRAARLAALEGAFGGLFIPGAPLAALWWFFDLPGGLWAAMLGLLVGLAFGAWIGHRRLTRTRWRLDAQGLGLRRDLMWQLETRIPISRVQHLDLRRGPLERRAGLATLIVHTAGTRLSAVTVSGLDEADAERLRDTLAHQLDQDADAL is encoded by the coding sequence ATGCCCCTCGACCACTGGCAACCCCTGCCGCGGCGCGCTGCCCGGTTGGCGGCGCTGGAGGGCGCCTTCGGCGGACTGTTCATCCCCGGCGCACCGCTGGCGGCCCTCTGGTGGTTCTTCGATCTTCCCGGTGGCCTGTGGGCAGCGATGCTGGGCCTGCTGGTCGGCCTCGCCTTCGGCGCCTGGATCGGCCATCGGCGCCTGACCCGCACCCGCTGGCGGCTGGACGCACAGGGCCTGGGCCTGCGCCGCGACCTGATGTGGCAGCTGGAGACCCGCATTCCCATTTCGCGCGTGCAGCACCTGGACCTGCGTCGCGGGCCCCTGGAGCGGCGTGCAGGCCTGGCCACGCTGATCGTGCACACCGCCGGCACCCGCCTGAGTGCGGTCACCGTCAGCGGCTTGGACGAAGCCGATGCCGAGCGCCTGCGTGACACCCTGGCCCATCAGCTCGACCAGGACGCCGACGCCCTGTGA
- the ribA gene encoding GTP cyclohydrolase II RibA, whose amino-acid sequence MSASPGPAMSASSLFGDPAAIRCERAVAELRAGRPVLLHDGQGQRLAVIALDSATASSFAAFASAARERHYLYLTATRARVLGVEAPEGARLPLAGVAFDALPSLGYLREPGPMPAAWSAGDAFDAGAVELARLGLLLPAMVAVRLDADDATFDGAAEVGLCDLAEGAAHAAHDYELVARSPVPLRDVGMTTFAVFRGGVAQRDQVAIIVGEPDLSAVVPVRVHSSCLTGDLFGSLKCDCGDQLRRGLRKLKELGGGVLLYLDQEGRGTGIAAKMRAYGYQHDGLDTIDADAQLGFGADERRYGSAVAMLRGLGVSRVALLSNNPTKAQRLRNAGIEVLDCIPVTGEITAENEHYLRTKADRAGHLLDVDALIQAAQ is encoded by the coding sequence ATGTCCGCCTCCCCCGGTCCTGCCATGTCTGCTTCCTCCCTGTTCGGTGATCCGGCAGCGATCCGCTGCGAGCGCGCGGTCGCCGAACTGCGCGCCGGTCGCCCGGTCCTGCTCCACGATGGCCAGGGCCAGCGCCTGGCGGTGATCGCGCTGGACAGCGCCACTGCCAGCAGCTTCGCCGCCTTCGCCAGTGCCGCGCGCGAGCGCCATTACCTGTACCTGACCGCCACCCGCGCCCGCGTGCTCGGCGTGGAGGCACCCGAGGGCGCGCGCCTGCCGCTGGCCGGCGTTGCCTTCGATGCCCTGCCCTCGCTGGGCTACCTGCGCGAACCCGGACCGATGCCCGCGGCCTGGAGCGCAGGCGATGCGTTCGATGCCGGCGCTGTCGAACTGGCCCGGCTGGGCCTGCTGTTGCCGGCGATGGTGGCCGTGCGCCTGGATGCAGACGACGCCACGTTCGATGGCGCGGCCGAGGTTGGCCTGTGCGATCTGGCCGAAGGCGCCGCGCACGCCGCACATGATTACGAACTGGTGGCGCGTTCGCCGGTGCCGCTGCGCGACGTCGGCATGACCACCTTCGCGGTGTTCCGCGGTGGCGTCGCCCAGCGCGACCAGGTAGCGATCATCGTCGGCGAACCGGATCTGTCCGCAGTGGTGCCGGTGCGCGTGCATTCGTCCTGCCTCACCGGCGACCTGTTCGGTTCGCTCAAGTGCGATTGCGGTGACCAGCTGCGGCGCGGCCTGCGCAAACTGAAGGAACTGGGCGGCGGCGTGCTGCTGTACCTGGACCAGGAAGGCCGCGGTACCGGCATCGCCGCGAAGATGCGCGCCTACGGCTACCAGCATGACGGCCTGGATACCATCGACGCCGATGCGCAGCTGGGCTTCGGCGCCGACGAGCGCCGCTATGGCAGCGCGGTGGCGATGCTGCGCGGGCTGGGTGTATCCCGTGTTGCCCTGCTCAGCAACAACCCGACCAAGGCACAGCGCCTGCGCAATGCCGGCATCGAGGTGCTGGACTGCATTCCGGTCACCGGCGAGATCACCGCCGAGAACGAGCACTACCTGCGCACCAAGGCCGACCGCGCTGGCCATCTGCTGGATGTCGATGCGCTGATCCAGGCCGCCCAGTAA
- a CDS encoding CDP-glycerol glycerophosphotransferase family protein has protein sequence MMAGYLLFATERYALPILAPLVQALHASGQEVAAWFEDGAAGSQLPGVPNIGLMQALAMRPRAVFSAANWVPTFLSGAKVQLFHGFNVEKRDSARGHFRVRGMFDLYCTQGPATTAPFREIAAVEGHFAVAETGWPKLDPLFRDDGGDSAALRSAAGGRPVILFGSTFTERLSAAPHLHAQIAADIAAGQHYWLLTLHPKCPPELFERYRALAGANARFIEPEQVMAAQRAADVLVSDTSSIVSEFIVQHKPVVTFRNRVPKPHMIDFDDPQQLPAMLARALHPDAALQAEIVRYADAIHPYRDGLSSERVIAATEDFLSGEMGVLRRKPFGSWVRDLQIRKDLGYWGPSQR, from the coding sequence ATGATGGCCGGGTACCTGTTGTTTGCGACGGAGCGCTATGCGCTGCCTATTCTCGCCCCGTTGGTGCAGGCCTTGCACGCTTCCGGCCAGGAAGTGGCGGCCTGGTTCGAAGATGGCGCGGCTGGCAGCCAGCTTCCCGGCGTGCCCAACATCGGCCTGATGCAGGCCCTGGCGATGCGGCCGCGGGCGGTGTTCAGCGCGGCCAACTGGGTGCCGACCTTCCTGTCGGGGGCCAAGGTGCAGCTGTTCCATGGCTTCAACGTGGAAAAGCGCGACAGTGCGCGTGGCCACTTCCGGGTGCGCGGCATGTTCGACCTGTACTGCACGCAGGGCCCTGCCACCACCGCGCCGTTCCGCGAGATCGCGGCAGTGGAGGGCCATTTCGCCGTGGCGGAAACCGGCTGGCCGAAGCTGGACCCGCTGTTCCGCGACGACGGTGGCGACAGTGCCGCGCTGCGCAGTGCAGCCGGCGGCCGCCCGGTGATCCTGTTCGGTTCAACCTTCACCGAGCGCTTGAGCGCCGCCCCGCACCTGCATGCGCAGATCGCGGCCGACATCGCCGCCGGGCAGCACTACTGGCTGCTGACCCTGCACCCGAAGTGCCCGCCGGAACTGTTCGAACGCTACCGCGCGCTGGCCGGCGCCAATGCGCGTTTCATCGAACCGGAGCAGGTGATGGCAGCCCAGCGCGCCGCCGACGTGCTGGTGTCGGACACCTCATCGATCGTTTCGGAGTTCATCGTCCAGCACAAGCCGGTGGTGACCTTCCGCAACCGCGTGCCGAAGCCGCACATGATCGATTTCGATGATCCGCAGCAGCTGCCGGCCATGCTGGCGCGCGCGCTGCATCCCGACGCGGCGTTGCAGGCGGAGATCGTGCGTTACGCCGATGCCATCCACCCCTATCGCGATGGCCTGTCCAGCGAGCGGGTGATCGCCGCCACCGAGGATTTCCTGTCCGGCGAGATGGGCGTGCTGCGTCGCAAGCCGTTTGGCAGCTGGGTGCGCGACCTGCAGATCCGCAAGGACCTGGGCTACTGGGGTCCGTCGCAGCGGTGA
- a CDS encoding tyrosine-type recombinase/integrase, translating into MLTDTKVRTLKPKAAAYRIADSNGLCIEVRPTGSKAWRYRYRYAGRASIVTLDEYPSMSLQAARVERDRLRSLLRGGANPAQVARVEKAVQGERAANTFGAIGLELLAKRTKEGLSPGSVVRERRLIEKDLAGLADLPVGDITAPVLLAALRKLEQRGVVETAHRARAHAGRIFRYAIATGRADRNPAQDLTGALEQPQTKHFASVTDPAVIGGLLRALWGYQGALVTQAALKLAPMLFVRPGELRQAKWADIDLDAAEWRYVTSKTKTPHIVPLSSQAVEVLRDLYLYTKRSEFVFPGVRSALKPMSENTLNAALRNLGFDSDTMVGHGFRAMARTVLDEVLGYRPDYIEHQLAHAVKDPLGRAYNRATHLPERRKMMQAWSDYLDQLRAQEPKVLAFKSKRA; encoded by the coding sequence ATGCTCACCGACACCAAAGTTCGCACACTGAAGCCCAAGGCGGCGGCCTACCGGATCGCCGACTCGAATGGGCTATGCATTGAGGTGCGTCCAACGGGGTCGAAGGCTTGGCGGTACCGCTATAGGTACGCCGGTAGGGCCAGCATCGTCACCCTCGACGAGTACCCGTCTATGTCCCTGCAGGCCGCCCGCGTCGAGCGTGACCGTCTGCGTTCTCTGCTGCGCGGTGGAGCCAATCCCGCTCAGGTGGCAAGGGTCGAGAAGGCAGTTCAAGGAGAGCGCGCCGCAAACACCTTTGGTGCCATCGGCTTGGAGTTGCTCGCCAAGCGGACAAAGGAAGGCCTTTCCCCTGGATCCGTTGTGCGCGAGCGGCGGCTGATCGAGAAGGATCTGGCTGGGTTGGCGGATCTGCCTGTTGGGGACATCACTGCTCCGGTTCTGCTGGCTGCGCTTAGGAAGCTGGAACAGCGAGGCGTAGTCGAGACCGCCCATCGGGCGAGGGCCCACGCCGGCCGTATCTTCCGCTATGCCATCGCTACGGGCCGTGCTGACCGAAATCCCGCTCAGGACCTCACGGGAGCGCTTGAGCAGCCTCAGACCAAGCACTTCGCTAGCGTGACTGACCCCGCCGTCATTGGTGGCCTCCTTCGCGCGCTGTGGGGCTACCAGGGGGCATTGGTCACTCAGGCCGCGCTAAAGCTGGCCCCAATGCTGTTTGTTCGCCCTGGGGAGCTGAGGCAGGCAAAGTGGGCCGACATCGATCTGGATGCTGCAGAGTGGCGCTACGTGACCAGCAAGACGAAGACGCCGCACATCGTCCCGCTCTCGAGCCAAGCTGTGGAAGTGCTTCGGGACCTGTACCTCTACACCAAGCGTAGCGAGTTCGTCTTCCCCGGTGTCCGTAGTGCCCTGAAGCCAATGAGCGAGAACACGCTCAATGCAGCGCTGCGTAACCTTGGCTTCGACTCGGACACGATGGTCGGCCACGGTTTCCGTGCGATGGCGAGGACCGTCTTGGATGAAGTGCTCGGCTACCGTCCGGACTACATCGAGCATCAGCTGGCTCACGCCGTGAAGGATCCGCTCGGACGGGCCTACAACCGAGCAACCCACCTTCCGGAGCGCCGGAAGATGATGCAAGCCTGGTCTGACTATCTCGACCAGCTGCGAGCACAGGAGCCTAAGGTGCTGGCCTTCAAATCCAAGCGTGCCTAA
- a CDS encoding lauroyl acyltransferase, with the protein MNPHRKARLVYRATTLFARLPWPLLRGFARALAWTWVRLDARESRVTRRNLELAYPELDAPARDRLQRELLRSTALQAIETLRLWSRKPADNLRLHLKERHGQALYDAALASGKGVIVAAPHYGNWELLNQWLASRGQIAIVYKPPEDEASDAFLQIVRGGDNVQQVRAEGPAVRQLFKVLKDGGATGILPDQQPKAGDGVFVPFFGVQALTMTLVNRLAERTGATVLYGWCERIGPDMEFALHIEPTDPAVADPDPHVAATALNAGIERIARRDPAQYQWTYKRYTLRPPGSGEEDPYATDEHPH; encoded by the coding sequence ATGAATCCACACCGCAAAGCCCGGCTGGTCTACCGCGCCACCACCCTGTTCGCCCGCCTGCCCTGGCCATTGCTGCGCGGGTTCGCGCGCGCCCTGGCCTGGACGTGGGTGCGCCTCGATGCCCGCGAGAGCCGCGTCACCCGCCGCAACCTGGAGCTGGCCTACCCCGAGCTGGACGCACCGGCACGCGACCGCCTGCAGCGCGAACTGCTGCGCTCCACCGCCCTGCAGGCCATCGAGACCCTGCGCCTGTGGAGCCGGAAGCCCGCCGACAACCTGCGCCTGCACCTGAAGGAGCGCCACGGCCAGGCGCTGTACGACGCGGCCCTTGCCAGCGGCAAGGGCGTGATCGTGGCGGCCCCGCACTACGGCAACTGGGAGCTGCTGAACCAGTGGCTGGCCTCGCGCGGCCAGATCGCCATCGTCTACAAGCCGCCGGAGGACGAGGCCAGCGATGCCTTCCTGCAGATCGTGCGCGGCGGCGACAACGTGCAGCAGGTGCGCGCCGAAGGCCCGGCCGTGCGCCAGCTGTTCAAGGTGCTCAAGGACGGCGGTGCCACCGGCATCCTGCCCGACCAGCAGCCCAAGGCCGGCGACGGGGTGTTCGTGCCGTTCTTCGGCGTGCAGGCACTGACCATGACCCTGGTCAACCGCCTGGCCGAGCGCACCGGCGCGACCGTGCTGTATGGCTGGTGCGAGCGCATCGGCCCGGACATGGAATTTGCCCTGCACATCGAGCCGACCGACCCGGCCGTGGCCGATCCGGACCCGCACGTGGCGGCCACCGCGCTCAACGCGGGCATCGAGCGCATCGCCCGCCGCGACCCGGCGCAGTACCAGTGGACCTACAAGCGCTATACGCTGCGGCCACCGGGCAGCGGCGAGGAAGACCCATACGCGACCGACGAACATCCGCACTGA
- a CDS encoding PH domain-containing protein → MSLPPPLPPSLPSGGDEHRLHPWSWLFVLLMQLRHYFLPLVALLVFGQRGDRDPMWAQLIPLTAIAALVLVSVLQYLSYRYRIGNDAITVRSGLLARNRREIPFARIHNVEVRQNPLHRLFGVAELRLESAGGVRPEAEMRVLRLDQALALEQLVRQRGQAPQPTPSGAPAADVVPSDDEQVLLRLSSWDVLRMGLLSNRGWALAIAAFGVLFQTVPRPVMDDAIQRGGREAFGYASHLHAGVTGGLVLLAAALLLGWLLLRVLSVVLTLLRYHGFTLSERERRLTVSTGLLSRTRSSVARRRIQAWTLGESTLQRWFGLRQLRIDSAAGGPSRDDDRALRELAPLAGASACDGLVRHLLPQLQWPPQQWQPIPQRGWWRLSLSTLLVVPLLTAALYWRWGLPALALLAWLPVSLLIAHRQMARMGWHLDGQFAAVRGGWWKRWWRWAELDKVQGLRLQRSPLDKLLGTASLQLDTAGAHGDVALALRYLPQARAHALMEELATALARRKLRW, encoded by the coding sequence GTGAGCCTGCCCCCGCCCCTGCCGCCCTCGCTGCCCAGCGGTGGCGACGAGCATCGCCTGCATCCGTGGTCGTGGCTGTTCGTGCTGCTGATGCAGCTGCGCCACTATTTCCTGCCGCTGGTCGCGTTGCTGGTGTTCGGCCAGCGCGGCGACCGCGATCCGATGTGGGCACAGTTGATCCCGTTGACCGCCATCGCCGCGCTGGTGCTGGTGTCGGTGCTGCAGTACCTCAGCTACCGCTATCGCATCGGCAACGATGCGATCACCGTGCGCAGCGGCCTGCTGGCGCGCAACCGGCGCGAGATTCCCTTCGCCCGCATCCACAACGTGGAAGTGCGGCAGAACCCGTTGCACCGGTTGTTCGGGGTTGCCGAACTGCGCCTGGAATCGGCCGGCGGGGTGCGTCCGGAAGCGGAGATGCGCGTGCTGCGGCTGGACCAGGCGCTGGCCCTGGAACAACTGGTGCGCCAGCGTGGGCAGGCGCCCCAGCCGACGCCTAGCGGCGCGCCGGCTGCCGATGTCGTGCCATCCGACGACGAGCAGGTATTGCTGCGCCTGTCGAGCTGGGATGTGCTGCGCATGGGCCTGCTGTCCAACCGTGGCTGGGCGCTGGCGATCGCCGCCTTCGGCGTCCTGTTCCAGACCGTACCGCGCCCGGTGATGGACGATGCCATCCAGCGTGGCGGGCGCGAGGCCTTCGGCTACGCCAGCCACCTGCATGCCGGGGTGACCGGCGGGCTGGTGCTGTTGGCGGCCGCGTTGCTGCTGGGCTGGCTGTTGCTGCGGGTGTTGTCGGTGGTGTTGACGCTGCTGCGCTACCACGGCTTCACCCTCAGCGAGCGCGAGCGGCGCCTGACCGTCTCCACCGGCCTGCTAAGCCGCACCCGCAGCAGCGTCGCGCGCCGCCGCATCCAGGCATGGACGCTAGGCGAGAGCACCCTGCAACGCTGGTTCGGGCTGCGCCAGCTGCGTATCGACAGCGCTGCCGGTGGCCCCTCGCGCGACGACGACCGCGCGCTGCGCGAACTGGCACCGCTGGCTGGTGCAAGCGCCTGCGATGGGCTGGTGCGCCACCTGCTGCCGCAGCTGCAATGGCCGCCGCAGCAGTGGCAACCGATTCCGCAACGCGGATGGTGGCGATTGTCGCTGTCCACCTTGCTGGTGGTGCCGTTGCTGACCGCCGCGCTGTACTGGCGCTGGGGCCTGCCGGCCCTGGCACTGCTGGCCTGGCTGCCGGTCAGCCTGTTGATCGCGCACCGGCAGATGGCGCGGATGGGCTGGCACCTGGATGGCCAGTTCGCGGCGGTGCGCGGCGGCTGGTGGAAGCGCTGGTGGCGCTGGGCCGAGCTGGACAAGGTGCAGGGCCTGCGCCTGCAGCGTTCGCCACTGGACAAGCTGCTGGGTACGGCCAGCCTGCAGCTGGACACCGCCGGTGCGCATGGCGATGTGGCACTGGCACTGCGCTACCTGCCGCAGGCGCGTGCACATGCCTTGATGGAAGAACTGGCCACGGCGCTGGCACGGCGCAAGCTGCGCTGGTAG
- the dtd gene encoding D-aminoacyl-tRNA deacylase — MLVLIQRVSQAAVHVEGEAVGQIGPGLLALVGMEPGDTEAQLQRMAERLLGYRVFADEAGKMNRSLRDTGGGLLLVSQFTLAADTRSGMRPSFTSAAPPQEAERGFNRFVDICRENHAPGVETGRFGAHMVVSLVNDGPVTFLLRP; from the coding sequence ATGCTCGTCCTGATTCAACGTGTCAGCCAGGCTGCCGTGCATGTGGAAGGTGAGGCGGTGGGGCAGATCGGCCCCGGCCTGCTGGCCCTGGTCGGCATGGAGCCGGGCGATACCGAGGCCCAGTTGCAGCGGATGGCCGAACGCCTGCTCGGCTACCGTGTGTTTGCAGATGAGGCCGGAAAAATGAACCGCTCGCTGCGTGATACCGGCGGCGGCCTGCTGCTGGTCAGCCAGTTCACCCTGGCCGCGGACACCCGTTCCGGCATGCGGCCGAGCTTCACCAGCGCGGCACCGCCGCAGGAGGCTGAACGCGGGTTCAATCGATTTGTCGACATCTGTCGTGAAAATCACGCGCCGGGGGTGGAAACGGGCCGCTTCGGTGCCCATATGGTCGTCAGCCTGGTCAACGACGGTCCCGTGACCTTCCTCCTCAGGCCCTAG
- the rpoD gene encoding RNA polymerase sigma factor RpoD: protein MANERPAQSEIKQLISKGLEQGYLTYAEVNDHLPDDMVDPEQIEDIIGMINGMGIDVHEVAPDVETLLLNDGNTGNREVDDTAAEEAAAALSALDTEGGRTTDPVRMYMREMGTVELLTREGEIAIAKRIEEGLSQVQAALGQFPVSVESLLTDYEAHKEGRKRLAEVIVGFNDLTDDVPAPAAVVADDADDADADADEEEDDVDGGDEEAAPTGPDPEEVAARMQALGDALNAFKKAAAKGDKKNLLKLREEMSAVFVTLKLPLPLTDVLTKQLRDTMGSIKAHERRVLNLATVTARMPRKDFIRSWEGNQTNLEWVEDALKRKQKWSSALREVKDQIVSEQQATIDIEKVTLLDLDELKELSRAMAYGEAKARKAKKEMVEANLRLVISIAKKYTNRGLQFLDLIQEGNIGLMKAVDKFEYRRGYKFSTYATWWIRQAITRSIADQARTIRIPVHMIETINKLNRISRQMLQQYGREATPEELAKEMDMPEDKIRKVMKIAKEPISMETPIGDDEDSHLGDFIEDTNVESPIENTTNINLSETVRDVLAGLTPREAKVLRMRFGIDMNTDHTLEEVGKQFDVTRERIRQIEAKALRKLRHPSRSEQLRSFLDID from the coding sequence ATGGCCAACGAACGTCCTGCCCAATCCGAAATCAAGCAACTGATCAGCAAGGGCCTGGAACAGGGCTACCTGACCTATGCCGAAGTCAATGACCATCTGCCCGACGACATGGTCGACCCGGAACAGATCGAAGACATCATCGGCATGATCAACGGCATGGGCATTGATGTCCATGAAGTTGCTCCGGATGTGGAAACCCTGCTTCTCAACGACGGCAACACGGGCAACCGTGAGGTCGACGACACCGCAGCCGAAGAAGCTGCCGCCGCGCTGAGCGCGCTCGACACCGAAGGTGGCCGTACCACCGACCCGGTGCGCATGTACATGCGCGAAATGGGTACCGTCGAGCTGCTGACCCGCGAAGGCGAAATCGCCATTGCCAAGCGCATCGAAGAAGGCCTGTCCCAGGTCCAGGCCGCACTCGGCCAGTTCCCGGTGTCGGTCGAATCGTTGCTGACCGATTACGAAGCGCACAAGGAAGGCCGCAAGCGCCTTGCCGAAGTGATCGTCGGCTTCAACGACCTGACCGACGACGTGCCGGCCCCGGCCGCTGTGGTGGCCGATGACGCGGACGACGCCGATGCCGACGCCGACGAGGAAGAAGACGACGTCGACGGCGGCGATGAAGAAGCCGCACCGACCGGTCCGGATCCGGAGGAAGTGGCTGCGCGCATGCAGGCGCTGGGCGATGCCCTCAACGCCTTCAAGAAGGCTGCCGCCAAGGGCGACAAGAAGAACCTGCTGAAGCTCCGCGAGGAGATGTCGGCGGTGTTCGTCACCCTGAAGCTGCCGCTGCCGCTGACCGACGTGCTGACCAAGCAGCTGCGCGACACCATGGGCAGCATCAAGGCCCACGAGCGCCGCGTGCTGAACCTGGCCACCGTCACTGCCCGCATGCCGCGCAAGGACTTCATCCGTTCCTGGGAAGGCAACCAGACCAACCTGGAGTGGGTGGAAGACGCACTGAAGCGCAAGCAGAAGTGGTCTTCGGCGCTGCGTGAAGTGAAGGACCAGATCGTGTCCGAGCAGCAGGCCACCATCGACATCGAGAAGGTCACCCTGCTGGACCTGGACGAGCTGAAGGAACTCAGCCGTGCCATGGCCTACGGCGAAGCCAAGGCGCGCAAGGCCAAGAAGGAAATGGTCGAGGCCAACCTGCGCCTGGTGATCTCCATCGCCAAGAAGTACACCAACCGCGGCCTGCAGTTCCTCGACCTGATCCAGGAAGGCAACATCGGCCTGATGAAGGCCGTGGACAAGTTCGAGTACCGCCGCGGCTACAAGTTCTCCACGTATGCGACCTGGTGGATCCGCCAGGCCATCACCCGTTCGATCGCCGACCAGGCGCGCACCATCCGTATTCCGGTGCACATGATCGAAACGATCAACAAGTTGAACCGCATTTCCCGCCAGATGCTCCAGCAGTACGGCCGCGAGGCTACGCCGGAGGAGCTGGCCAAGGAAATGGACATGCCGGAAGACAAGATCCGCAAGGTGATGAAGATCGCCAAGGAGCCGATCTCGATGGAAACCCCGATCGGCGACGACGAGGATTCCCATCTGGGCGACTTCATCGAGGACACCAACGTGGAGTCCCCGATCGAGAACACCACCAACATCAACCTGTCTGAAACCGTGCGCGACGTGCTGGCCGGCCTCACCCCGAGGGAAGCCAAGGTGCTGCGCATGCGCTTCGGCATCGACATGAATACCGACCACACCCTCGAGGAAGTCGGCAAGCAGTTCGACGTAACCCGCGAGCGCATCCGCCAGATCGAAGCGAAGGCCCTGCGCAAGCTGCGTCACCCGAGCCGTTCGGAGCAGCTGCGCAGCTTCCTGGATATCGATTGA
- a CDS encoding HNH endonuclease signature motif containing protein, giving the protein MKPYDTPALVPHLPSGLLACLSTGRIFNEDGQEVGVQAPDTYVRVLKRMSATDRLRTWYAHRVVWEAAYGPIPEGMQIDHLDADAGNNALSNLDLVTPQQNRARQAQRNLARYGCRSTYCKLTPEQALAIRDSVEAVPVRVWAQRLGISLRTVRDIRGGRTWTHLPDAVGSKKKRPKKT; this is encoded by the coding sequence GTGAAGCCCTACGACACGCCAGCACTTGTGCCCCATCTCCCTTCTGGCCTTTTGGCATGCCTAAGTACTGGGCGAATCTTCAATGAGGATGGACAAGAAGTGGGCGTCCAAGCGCCTGATACCTACGTGCGGGTACTCAAGCGGATGAGCGCCACGGATCGCCTTCGCACGTGGTACGCGCATCGCGTGGTCTGGGAGGCTGCCTACGGGCCTATCCCTGAGGGGATGCAAATCGATCACCTTGACGCCGATGCGGGCAACAACGCGCTGTCCAATCTCGACCTTGTCACTCCCCAGCAAAACCGAGCAAGGCAAGCCCAGAGAAATCTGGCGCGCTACGGCTGCCGATCCACCTACTGCAAGCTGACTCCTGAGCAGGCATTGGCAATCCGCGACAGCGTAGAGGCCGTGCCCGTCAGGGTTTGGGCTCAACGTCTAGGGATCAGCCTGCGCACGGTCAGGGATATCCGAGGTGGTCGGACGTGGACGCACCTTCCCGACGCTGTCGGAAGCAAGAAGAAGCGGCCCAAGAAGACCTGA